Genomic DNA from Candidatus Kaiserbacteria bacterium:
CTGACGGCATCACCTGGACCCCTCGCACCGCCGCCGCCAACAACTCTTGGTGGTCCGTCACCTACGGCAATGGCCTCTTTGTGGCGGTGGCTGAGACTGGCACCATCAACGACCGCGTCATGACCTCCCCCGACGGCATCAACTGGACTGCCCAGACCGCCGCTGCCAACAACAACTGGGTCTCCGTCACCTACGGCAATGGCCTCTTTGTGGCAGTGGCTTTTTCTGGCACCATCAATGACCGCGTCATGACCAGCCCCGACGGCATCACCTGGACCCCCCGCACCGTTGTCGCCAACAACACCTGGGTCTCCGTCACCTACGGCAATGGCCTCTTTGTGGCGGTGTCTGGTACTGGAGCTGGTACCGTGAACAACCGCGTCATGACCTCCCCCGACGGCATCAACTGGACCGCCCAGACCGCCGCCGCCAATAACGAATGGGTCTCCGTCACCTACGGCAATGGCCTCTTTGTGGCGGTGGCGTACTCTGGTTTCAATCGCGTCATGACAAGCGCGGTCGGTACCACCACCTTTAGTGGCGTGAGCGCCCAAACCCTCAATGGCACCATGACCGGCGCGAGCGCCTTCGGCAACGTCGCCTTTACCAACACCAGCGCTACCACCACCTTTGCAAGTAACGCGAGCACCTCTAATTTCACCACTGCATCAAACACAATCGTCGTTGCTCCATCCAGCCTTTCTCTTTCCGGAGACTACACAAACAACGGCCGTTTCGTCGCCGGCACCGGCACCACCACCTTTAATGGCAATACGACACAGACCGCCACCGGCACCATGACGGGTACGAGTGCGTTTAGCAACCTCACTATTACGAACAGTGTCGCCTCCACCACCTTTGTTACTCCACTGACGGTAAGTGGCAAATTCACTGCCACGACCCCCGGCACTATCATCATCCTCAGTTCACAGGGCACCACCACCTTCGCTACTGCAGGAATCATTGGTAGCAGTACAGAGAGCATCACTCTCCGCGCCACCACCCCTGGCACGCAAGCACCCCTTGATATAGAGGGCACATACACTCTTTCGTATATAAACGTCAAAGATTCCAATGCCTGTGATAACGCCATTGCCCTCAGTGGTACCGGTCTCACCGACAGTGGCAATAACACGTGTTGGACTTTTGCCTCAGGTTCAGTGATTGTACTTTCCGGTATCCTCTATAGCGACGAAGGGACAACACCTATTACCGCGCCAAAGACATTGGGTATCATGGTGGGTACATCGACACTGAGTCTCCATAGTACGACCTCTGCAGCATCAGGTGCTTGGAGTTTTACCGTACCTGCAGGGCATACCATTGTTCAGGGGACTCCTATTCTCGTCTGGGTAGACAATGACGGTTCTACGCGGGCGTCGCTCGTCACCAAAGCAGATTCATCATCCGCCGATATATCAGGACTTAATCTGTATCAAAATAGGGTGATTGTCTCGCATGAGGGTGCTGAAGCCATCACGCTCTTAGCTATGACTCGGTATAATAATAGTGATGATGCTGATATTCAGTTTGAAGCGGTTGATGCTGAGGGATATATAGGACAAATCTTTTCAGGGAACAAATTGTATATCAATGCAGGGAAAACATTTTCTCCTGATGGAGAGTTAACCATAGGTGCCAACGCCAGTTCCTCAAGTGTCGATGGTGCCCTCCACATAGCGAGTGGTGCTACATATAAGCAAATGATGCCAAATAATAATTGGACCTATATCGGAGGTTCACTCACTGCATCATCTACGGCAACTATCATAAATAATGGTACATTTCAATTCACTGCGTCTACCACGGGGAAGAGTATTAACGCCACTCAGCCACTTGGTAAGGTCACTTTCGCAAACACCGCGAGCATGTCCTTTGCCACGAGTGCCACGACAACCAACCTCACTATCAACGCAGGTGCGTCGGTTGTTGCACCCGCTAGCACGCTCACGATTCTTGGTGACTATACCAACAACGGCACCTTTACCCACAATGGGGGTACGATACTCTTCGCAAGCACCACACAGGCACAGTTTTTGCGTGGTACGCTCTCGGGTACCTCTGCCTTTGGTACACTTAGTTCTGTGGGTAATACGACCACCTCTCCATCTGGACTCATAGGGAAGTGGAACCTCGATGAAGGATCGGGGACAGAAGCATACGATTCATCGGGAAATGGTAATACCGGTACGCTCACCAATGGTCCAACCTGGAAAGCAGGTAAAGTCGGCCAGGCCGTTGATCTTGGTGGAGATGATGATTATATCAATGTGGGGTCTCCAGCGTCGCTCGATGATGTCACCCAAAAAACCATCACCGCATGGATAAATCCGGTTACCCTTGGTGATAGTGATTATGGGCGAATCGCTGATAAAGATGCAGGCACAGCGACTGGGTGGTTGTTTTATGTGTCGAACGGAGACAATGTGAGTAGTTTGCGCTTTGGACATTATTTTGCAGGAGGTCTTGGTTTTTGGAATACTGGAAACAACACTATTACTACCGGAGGGAACACATGGCAACATGTCGCGGTGACCTACGACAACAGTTCGGCAAGCAATGATCCAGTCTTTTACATAAACGGTGTATTGAGTCCTCTTGCGTTTGACACTAATAATTCGGGTGCAGCGAATAGTGATGCGGCACACAACCTCTGGTTCGGAGACCGTGCGGGGAATGATCGTTCTTTCAATGGAGACATGGACGATATCCGTATGTACAATCGAATTCTTACCGCCGGAGAAATCGCTACGATATACAATGAACGTCCAAAGTTTATCAATGCGAATGCTTCGACCACCAATCTCTCGATAGACTCGGGCGTGGTAGCCCTGTCATCAACCAGCCTCTCTATTGCGGGTAACTACACCAACTCGGGCACCCTCGCAGTAACGGGCACCACGACCTTTAACGGCAATACGACACAGACCGCCACCGGCACCATGACCGGCTCAAGTGCATTTAAGAACGTGGAAATACTCAATACGTCTGCTCCTACTATCTTCGGCGCACCCTTTGCCGTCACCGGCCACTTCAAGGCAACGTCGCCAAGTATTAGTATGAAGTTTGCAGAAAACGCTACCACATCCCTCAATACCGCTACCCTGTATGGTACCTCAGGCAACAAGGTACAACTTCGCTCAACGACTGAGGGGACACGTTTTGGTATTGAAATAAGTGGTGCATATGATATTTCGTACGTTGATGTGAAGGATAGTAGTGGCTCCACAACGCTCGGCAATATCACCGCCACCACATCAGTGGATTCAGGTAATAATAATAGATGGACTTTTATCGCTGATCCCGTACCATCCCTCTCCTCCGCCTCCAACCAGTCCTTCTACTACTCTGAACCCACCACCACGATAAGTACCCTGACCATCACCGACACCCCCGGCGGACTTGTCACCGCCACAAACGACATCCGCATCCGCATCGCCTCTACCTCTCTCACCATGAAGTGGGACACCACCGACACCACCGCCACCTTTGGCGGTACCGCCTCGGGCAAAGTATCAAACCCCGTCTCATACGAAAACAACGGCACGACACTCGTAATACCTGTTTCGAATGACTTTAGCGCCGCAGACACCCTCACCGTAGACGGGCTTTCTTTCACCCAGTTCCTCGGGGTGAGTACCGCTACCACTGGACTCAACATATACCTCGGTGGCGCAAGTGACGCCGTGAGTGACGATGCAGACGATAAGACGATGAGCATCAGTGGACTCGGAACCCTCTTGAATCACACGAGTGGCCAAGTGAGTGACAATATCAATTCCACCACAGAGACAGGCATCCCACTCTTTGCCTTCAATCTCTCTTCAGTGGGTGAAAACAGCACCATTTCAAACCTCACCCTCCGTATCACGGGAGCCAATGGAGTGAGTACCGGTGACCTCTCAAACTTCGCACTCTACCGTGACAACAACAACAGCAAGACATTCGACGCAGGAGATACCGCCGTGGGCGGTTCCCCAAGTGTTACCCTCACGGGTGACAACGGCACCGTGACCTTTAGCACACCATTCAGTGCAACCTCCACCGCACGCAACTATGTACTCGTAGGCTCCGTAGACAATGTACGCGTGACCGAGGGCTTCACACTCAACCTGAGTGCCATCGACGTAGCACTCACCGGAGACACCACCGGTCTCACCACGCTCCTCAGCACGCTCTCTGGTGTACAACACATGAGAGGGGGCGGTGGTGGCAGTAGTGGTGGCGGAGTACACGCCGGTATTGGGGGTGCACCTCCAGCGGGTGACGGAATACGTGGCGGTGGCGGAGGTGGTGGAGGAGGTGGCGTCGACCCCGACAGTGGCACCCCGATAGGCAATGAACCCGGCTTCAATGCACCAAGTGGGCAGGGTAGCCCACAGGGTGGATGGACGAATGGTACGAATGTATACACCTCAAATGGTGTGTACACGACGACGAGTGGCAATGGCTCGCGCCATACCTTCACCACCTTTGGATTTGATGTACCACTCAACAACACCATAGTGGGTGTTGAGGTAAAGGTAGAGGCATCGGGCAGTACGGCAGCAGGGACTATCTCAATAGGGCTCTCCTGGAATAACGGCTCAACACTCACCTCACTGAAGACCACGAGCACCCTCGGACTCACCGACACGGTGTTCGTTCTCGGAGGATCATCGGACAATTGGGGTCGCACCTGGACTCCCCTCGAATTCGCAAACGGTAGTTTTGCAATTGAAATTATTGGCAATACCTCTGCAAACACCCTCTCTGTGGATGCCATACAAGCAAAGGTATACCACCAAGCCACGGGCGGTGGCGGTGGTGGTGGCGGGGCGATTTAGAAAAGAGAAATAAAATTGATAAAATGACGGACATCGGATGTCCGTCATTGTCCGTCATTTTTGTATGCTTCACACGCGCACACGCATTACTCAAGGGTTACACCATCAAGGTGAAGTATGTTAAATTTTTTGAGGTGCGACTGAAATGCTTTTGTATAGCCTGCTGAGCCTCCAAAATATTTGAGAAAAAATGTTCGGTCAGTAACTGAACCAAAATTACTTTTGCCACTGTAGTCGAGATGACTACTCCATTTGTATTTTGAAAGTAATTCCTCGACGTGTTGTGCAGAAGGAATTTCTCCCTCGCGCCATTTTGGTGTGGTGAGGTCAAGTGGATTGAGGTGAATATAAAAGGGGAGATACATGAAGTGTGCATCTGAGGTGATACGTATGGATTTGTACTTACCTTGAAAGAGTCCACCAGAGCGTTCATATCGCTCATTAAAATACTTTGCGTACCCCATATTTATCTTTTTCATAAAGAGAGACACCCCACCTTCAACGAGAGGGGAGAGCATGAGGTGGTAGTGGTTTGGCATGAGACAAAAGAAGTGTATCTGCACCAGCCGTTCACCTTCACCTGCTAATGACGGACATCGGATGTCCGTCATTTTTGTGTTTCGTCGATGGTTGGTGTCGCTTCTTCCTTGAACGTTAAACGTATATAAATCATGAATAAATCTGGCATAATCCCTTGAATCAAGGAATATCGTACGCTTCTCAACTCCTCTGTTGAGTACGTGAAAAAACTCTGTATGCATACTGATATTCTAACACACATGACGGACATCCGATGTCCGTCATGTGTGTTACTCTTGGGGGATGGGGGTGTTCGGGTCGAGGGCTTTTATGCGGTCTATGACAACGGTGGGCTCTTCGTTTCTCATTGAGAGTTTGCCTGAGACTGCTACACAGGAGCCTACGACGAATAGGTCGTGGTGCGTTTTGTATGTCTCGGGGAAAGCAACAAGTTCGATAGTCTCGCTTCCGTCTCCAACCAAAATAAAACCCATCTTGTCACCTTTCTTCGTGAGAATTTCGTGGATGCTTTCCACCATACCTGCGGTCACTATGGGTATGCCATTGCGGGTCTCCTTCTTAATGACACCAATTTTTGGCCGTTTTG
This window encodes:
- a CDS encoding transposase — its product is MHTEFFHVLNRGVEKRTIFLDSRDYARFIHDLYTFNVQGRSDTNHRRNTKMTDIRCPSLAGEGERLVQIHFFCLMPNHYHLMLSPLVEGGVSLFMKKINMGYAKYFNERYERSGGLFQGKYKSIRITSDAHFMYLPFYIHLNPLDLTTPKWREGEIPSAQHVEELLSKYKWSSHLDYSGKSNFGSVTDRTFFLKYFGGSAGYTKAFQSHLKKFNILHLDGVTLE